TCGCTCGGCAGCAGAGGTGGTGCGGCGCTAGTCCTCGCTCTCGGCGATGTCCTCCGCGCGGAGCTCCTCGCTGGCCTCGCGGACCTCCCGCATGACGCTCGAGATGCGTTCCTCGGCCTCGAGTTCGTCCTCGACGGAGAGGTCGACACCCTCAACCTCGAGCAGGAACTTGGCGACCTCCGTCGATTCGTACATCACGTCGTCGAGTTCCTCGGCGGTGAAGAAGTCACACATCGCGCCGTAGAGGAAGGTCGCGCCGGCCGTCCGGACCTTGTCCTCAAAGGAGGATCGGGCCTGATTGACCGCCTGCGGCGAATAGGTGTCGGTCATGAAGGGGACGAGTTCGGGCAGGTTCTCACCGATTTTCGTCATCTCGACGCCGGTCTCAGTCCGAAAGTCCGAACAGAGGCGGGCGATGGCCCACTCGCGGGCGGTGATGTAGGTCCGATCGCGGAGGAACTCGTTAACCCGGTCGTACTGCGCGCCGTCCATCTTTGTGAAGCGGGCGTACTTCTGAACGTCATCCGGGATATCGTTTTCCTGGGGATCGGGGTCCGGCACGCCCGGCATCGACGCGTCGCCGTCGATCGGGGCCTCGTCGCCGTCACTCGAGACCCCGGCTCCGTTCGTTGCGGGGTTCACGTCCGTCGCGTCGTCCACGTCGTCGCTCGAGTCGTCGTCCGTGCCAGCTGGCCCATCGGATCGCTCCGGGCCGTCGG
This genomic stretch from Natrinema sp. SYSU A 869 harbors:
- a CDS encoding DUF5806 family protein; translation: MDGNETADRSDGPERSDGPAGTDDDSSDDVDDATDVNPATNGAGVSSDGDEAPIDGDASMPGVPDPDPQENDIPDDVQKYARFTKMDGAQYDRVNEFLRDRTYITAREWAIARLCSDFRTETGVEMTKIGENLPELVPFMTDTYSPQAVNQARSSFEDKVRTAGATFLYGAMCDFFTAEELDDVMYESTEVAKFLLEVEGVDLSVEDELEAEERISSVMREVREASEELRAEDIAESED